One genomic window of Terriglobales bacterium includes the following:
- a CDS encoding ribonuclease J, which yields MPSGKLQVVPLGGLGEFGMNCMAVRWGDDIFVIDAGLMFPESELLGVDIVVPDISYLIENRDKVRAIVLTHGHEDHIGGLPWILSEINVPIYGTEFTLAYVEDKLEEHQLLDNAELNEIEPGEHFRIGPFAIDPIQVTHSLVDCVSLAIHTPLGVIIHTGDFKVDPTPTDNRLFDLHSFAEYGKQGVLALFQDSTNIERPGYTPSERAVRRKFDEVFARTERRLFISCFSSSIHRIKLAMELAYEYRRKVALVGRSMADSAEIAADLGYIDVPDGLLIHPGEIKNYPPEKVCVLISGTQGEPMSALSRAAVDNHKHAHIEPGDSVVLSSRIIPGNEKAIYRMIDHLFRREAHVIYEDGSSPPVHVSGHASQEELKLIINLVKPKYFIPIHGEYRQLRRHAELAGSMHGAVGNVIMLQSGDVLEFDELGARKTGKVPVGRVCIDSGSRTDVVEDLVIRDRRHLSEDGIVLPIIAINKLTGRVESSPEIVTRGFAAAAENGFVEQAKQTVMQTLETSSDEEKADYGVIKEKIRQDLKRFISKNTSRRPLIMPVILEI from the coding sequence ATGCCATCTGGCAAATTACAAGTCGTGCCCTTAGGCGGACTGGGCGAGTTCGGTATGAACTGCATGGCGGTTCGCTGGGGCGACGACATTTTTGTCATTGATGCCGGACTGATGTTCCCCGAATCCGAACTGCTGGGCGTGGACATCGTGGTTCCGGACATCAGCTATCTGATCGAGAATCGCGATAAAGTTCGCGCCATCGTCCTCACCCATGGGCACGAGGACCACATCGGTGGCTTGCCGTGGATTTTGTCCGAAATCAACGTTCCCATCTACGGTACCGAGTTCACGCTCGCCTACGTCGAAGATAAGCTCGAAGAACATCAGCTACTCGACAATGCTGAACTTAACGAGATCGAACCGGGCGAACATTTTCGCATTGGTCCGTTTGCTATAGATCCGATCCAGGTGACGCACAGCCTTGTGGACTGCGTGTCGCTCGCGATTCATACGCCGCTAGGAGTCATCATCCATACCGGCGACTTCAAGGTTGATCCCACGCCGACCGACAACCGGCTCTTCGACTTGCACTCCTTCGCCGAGTACGGTAAGCAGGGCGTGCTGGCGCTGTTTCAGGATTCCACCAATATCGAGCGCCCGGGTTACACCCCAAGCGAGCGTGCAGTGCGCCGCAAGTTTGATGAAGTCTTTGCCCGGACCGAGCGGCGCTTGTTCATTTCCTGCTTTTCCTCTTCCATCCATCGCATTAAATTGGCCATGGAATTGGCTTATGAATACCGCCGCAAAGTGGCGCTGGTGGGGCGCTCGATGGCGGATTCCGCGGAGATCGCCGCCGACCTGGGCTACATAGATGTTCCCGATGGGCTGCTGATCCATCCCGGCGAAATCAAGAATTACCCTCCCGAAAAAGTTTGCGTACTCATCAGCGGCACTCAGGGTGAACCTATGTCCGCTCTCTCGCGGGCAGCGGTAGATAATCACAAGCACGCTCACATCGAACCTGGGGACAGCGTGGTGCTTTCGTCACGCATCATCCCTGGAAACGAAAAGGCCATCTACCGCATGATTGACCACCTCTTCCGCCGCGAAGCCCACGTTATTTATGAGGATGGGTCTTCCCCGCCAGTTCACGTCAGCGGGCATGCCAGCCAGGAAGAACTCAAGCTGATCATCAATCTGGTGAAGCCAAAATATTTCATTCCCATTCACGGTGAATACCGGCAGTTAAGGCGGCACGCGGAACTGGCAGGTTCTATGCACGGCGCGGTCGGCAACGTCATCATGCTGCAAAGCGGCGACGTGCTCGAGTTCGACGAACTGGGCGCCCGCAAAACCGGAAAGGTGCCGGTGGGCCGCGTCTGTATTGACTCTGGCTCGCGGACCGATGTGGTGGAAGACCTGGTCATCCGCGACCGGCGTCACCTCAGCGAGGACGGTATCGTGCTGCCGATTATTGCTATTAATAAACTGACCGGCCGGGTTGAGAGCTCGCCCGAAATCGTAACCCGCGGATTCGCCGCCGCGGCGGAGAACGGCTTTGTCGAGCAGGCAAAGCAAACGGTGATGCAGACGCTTGAGACTTCCAGCGATGAGGAAAAAGCTGACTACGGCGTGATCAAGGAAAAAATTCGCCAGGACTTGAAACGCTTTATTTCAAAGAACACTTCCCGACGGCCGCTGATCATGCCGGTGATTCTAGAA